The proteins below are encoded in one region of Cololabis saira isolate AMF1-May2022 chromosome 21, fColSai1.1, whole genome shotgun sequence:
- the tspan10 gene encoding tetraspanin-10 has product MKRYLGLKGIPWPWTKKEPEPNESSPLIPKPRAAKEEDKELSHDTSDSQSGSDNGQDYRSPPLTTTQPQNNYSLTDYFLKYFLFLCNLVFTVLGLVVLGLGMWGLISKESFAQEKIGSIGTDPMLILVTLGLLLTLLCLTGCVGALRENSCLLKLFSGIVLVLILAQVLVAIMAYSMQSQIGDYLRSAMLAAMARYQDDLDLRFITDELQSNLQCCGADTYRDWEINIYYNCSAPGVLACGVPATCCIDPLENGTVWNSQCGVRALQLDEFTAQSVIFLGGCLGGISRWVELHETFIGIVGLVVFGVEILAVFITTRLLESIHWHKAHVQQ; this is encoded by the exons ATGAAAAGATATTTGGGACTAAAGGGGATTCCTTGGCCGTGGACAAAGAAAGAGCCCGAGCCGAATGAGTCCAGCCCACTCATACCAAAG CCAAGAGCTGCGAAAGAAGAGGACAAAGAGCTAAGCCATGACACTAGTGATTCTCAGTCAGGGTCAGATAATGGACAGGACTACCGCAGCCCTCCGTTAACAACAACACAACCCCAGAATAATTATTCTTTGACGGACTATTTCCTGAAATACTTCCTGTTCCTGTGCAACCTGGTTTTCACAGTTCTGGGCCTGGTGGTTCTTGGTCTGGGGATGTGGGGCCTCATCAGCAAAGAATCATTTGCCCAGGAGAAGATCGGCAGCATCGGCACCGACCCAATGCTAATACTCGTGACTCTGGGCCTTCTGCTCACTCTGCTTTGCCTGACAGGGTGTGTTGGTGCCTTGAGAGAAAACTCTTGCTTACTGAAGCTGTTCTCAGGTATCGTGTTGGTACTCATCTTAGCTCAGGTGCTGGTGGCCATCATGGCCTACAGTATGCAAAGCCAGATTGGGGACTATCTGCGGTCAGCGATGTTAGCTGCCATGGCACGGTATCAAGATGATCTGGATCTGAGGTTCATCACGGACGAACTCCAATCAAATCTGCAGTGCTGTGGGGCAGACACCTACCGTGACTGGGAGATCAACAT CTATTACAACTGCTCAGCTCCAGGAGTGCTGGCCTGTGGCGTCCCTGCAACATGCTGCATAGACCCTTTGGAGAACGGCACAGTGTGGAACTCTCAGTGTGGAGTAAGAGCGCTGCAGCTAGACGAGTTCACCGCTCAAAGTGTCATCTTTTTGGGTGGTTGTCTGGGTGGAATCTCTCGTTGGGTCGAGCTGCACGAGACCTTCATTGGGATCGTTGGACTCGTGGTATTTGGGGTTGAAATTCTGGCTGTGTTCATCACCACACGATTGCTGGAAAGCATCCACTGGCATAAAGCTCATGTACAACAATGA